In Streptomyces nojiriensis, the sequence GGTCCGCCGGGGCCGGGCGGTACGGCTCGTCGTGGTGCTGGCCGCCGCCCCGCTCGCCCTGGCCTCGTTCGCGCTGGCGGTGTACTGGACCGGGCACTCCGCATCCCTCGCGTACCTCGGAACTCCGTCGCGGGTCTGGCAGTTCGGGGTCGGGGCGCTGCTCGCCCTGCTGCCCTGGCACCTGATGCGCGGTCCGCGACCGCTGCGGCTGCTGTGCGGCTGGGCCGGGGCCGCGGCGATCGGCTGGTGCGTCGTGGTGTACGACTCCGGAACCCCGTACCCCGGTCACGCGGCGCTCGTGCCGACCCTGGCCACCGCCGCCGTGATCCTCGCCGCGATACCCGGCCGCGGCGAGCGGCACACGCGGGGCAGGTGGGACGTGGGTCGGCTGCTGGCGGGGCGGGCACCCCGGGCCGTCGGGCGGCTCTCCTACACCCTGTACCTGTGGCACTGGCCGGTGCTCGTCCTCGCCGAGGCCCGGCTCGGCACGCTCGGCTGGCCCGCGAAGACCGCGCTGACGCTGGCGGCCGCATTGCCGGCCCTGGCCACCATGCGCTGGGTCGAGCAGCCGCTGCGCCGCAGCCGTACGGTCTCCGAACTCCCCCGCCGCGGACTGTCGGTGGGCGTGTCGGCGATCGTGCTGCCGGTGGTCCTCGCGCTGGTGGTGGGTACGACGACGCTGCGCGTGCTGGGCCCGGCCGGACCGGTCGACACCCAGGGCCTGCCCCCGGGCGCCGCCTCGGGCCCCACCCTGCTCTCCCGCACGGCCGGTACGCCGCTCGTCGACGGGCCGGTGGTACCGAGTCCCGCGCAGGCGCGGGCGGACTTCCCGCCGGACGGGGCCTGCGAGGTCGCCCCGGCCGGGACCCGCAGCCCGGACTGCCTGTTCGGCGCGGTCGACAGCCCGGACCGGATCGTGCTGCTCGGGGACTCGCACGCGGGTCAGTGGTTCTCCCCGATGCTGGCGCTGGCTTCGCAGCGGGGCTGGGCGCTGCAGGAGTTGGTGAAGCAGGGCTGCCCGCTGCCGGAGCTGGCGGTGGACAGCCCGCAGCTCGGGCGCGCCTACCGGGAGTGCGACACCTGGCGGGCGGACTCCCTGGAGCGGCTGCGGCAGCAGCCGAAGCCGCGCCTCATCGTGATCGCCTCGCTCAACCGCTACACCGACGACGCGCACCTGCTGGCCGAGGCGTGGGAGAAGACGCTGACGCCGCTACGGGCCCTGGGGGCGCCGATCGTCTACGTCGAGGACACGCCCGTGCCCGGCAAGGACGTCCCGGCGTGCGTGTCCGGCAGTCCCGCATCCCCGGCCGACTGCGCGTTCAGCCGCACGGACGCCCAGCTGCCGGATCCGCTGGCGCAGCGGATCGCGTCCGGCGCCCTGCCCGGCGTACGGAGCGTCGGCGTGAACCGGGTCCTGTGCCCGGGCGACGGGCCGACCTGCCCGGCCGTGCTCGACCGGATCCTGCTCTACCGGGACGACGCCCACCTGACCAACGTGGCGGCCGTGGTCCTGACCAACCGGCTGGAGCGGCTGCTCACGGGGGCCGGACTGCTGCCCGCCGCGGGTGGAGCGGCAGCGGGGGCTGACGGGTGGACGCGGCTGCTGCGCGACGACTTCGACGGCCCGGCGGGCTCCCCTCCGTCCGCCGCCGACTGGATCCACGACATCGGCACCTGCTACCCGGGCTGCCCCGCGCCGCAGTGGGGCACCGGCGAGATCGAGACCATGACCGACTCGACCGAGAACGTCCGCCTCGACGGGAAGGGCGCGCTGGAGATCGTGCCCACCCGCGAGGACGGGCGGTGGAGTTCGGGGCGGATCGAGACGCGGCGCTCCGACTTCGCGCCCCCGCCTGGCGGGGTCCTGCGGATCGAGGCGTCGATCGCCCTGCCGGATGTGACCGGGGAGAAGGCGGCGGGATACTGGCCGGCCTTCTGGACCCTGGGGGCACCGCTGCGCGACGGGTACACGGGGTGGCCGGGTGTCGGGGAGCTCGACGTCATGGAGTCCGTGAACGGGCGGGACACCGTCTTCGCCACGATGCACTGCGGTGTCCTGGAGGGCGGCCCGTGCCGGGAGCCCGCCGGCCTGACGTCCGGTCCCCAGCCGTGCGCCGGATGCCGTACGGCGTTCCACTCGTACGCCGTCGAGGTCGATCTCGCGCCCGGCGCGCAGGAGGTGCGCTGGTATCTGGACGGGCGCGTGTACCACCGGGTGACCGCGGACCGGATGGACCCGGGGACGTGGCGGGCGGCCGTGGACCACGGGCTGTTCCTGATCCTCAACGTGGCGGTCGGTGGCGGTCTGCCGCTCGCCGACGGCGCGAGCGCGGGTCCGGCCACCGAGCCGGGCCATGCGATGCGGGTGGACCACGTCACCGTCTCGGCGCGGGAGCGGAGCACGTAGGGCCATGGAGGTACGGGCCTGTGGCGGGGCGCGCTCCACGGGATGCCCGGAGCACGCCCCGCACAGGTCCGGCTCAGATCCGACGCGGGTCCGACGCGGGTCCGACGCGGGTCCGACGCAGGGTCAGAACGCGAAGACGGCGTTGCCGTTGAGCGTCGCGGACATCACGCAGCTGTTGGAGAAGGTGTACTTCCAGGCGACGCGGCTGCCCTTCCACACGCCGTCGGCGGTGACCGTGACCGGGGCGTAGTGCATCGGGCAGGCACGGTCCGGGTTCGGCGAGGCCAGCAGGCGGTCCAGCGCTCCGCCGGTGGAGTTGAGGGCGGCGCAGGCGGCCCGCGGGTCCGGGTGGGTGCCCACCGCGGTCGGGGCGCAGCTGAGGGTGGAGGCCCGGACGATGGTGGCGGTGGCGGCGTCGTCCCCCTGCGCGACGGTGAACACCAGGGCGGACGGGGCGTACAGGCTGGAGGGCTGAGCGGCAGCAATCCCTGTGGCGCCGGCCAGGCAGAGGAGCGTGGCGGCGGAGGCAGCTGCGATGCGGTGGCGCACGACAAAACTCTCTTTCGATTCAAAGGTTGAACGCGACATTTGGTTTCGATATCGCGCCGTTGCGGGATCAGACTGTCTGACCCGAAGCCAAGTCGCACATCCATGACCGATTTACGGACAGAGCATCCGCATACCGGCGAACGAATGGTCGTTCGGGCAGCTCACAGGGGACGCGCCCACTCCGCCGCCGCGCCCCGGCGCCGGCCACGCCGTCCGCGACGTGCGACCCCACCCCTCCCTGACCTGCCGTCGGCCACCCCCGGTTCACCCGACGGCCACTCAGCTTGACCGGATGTGCGCGCTCGAACCCCCGAGGGCGCCGCGCCGCGCCGATCCAACTCCACGACAGCCCAGAATAGTTAGGCAAGCCTTGCCTAAAAATGCCTTACGATGCCGACATGAAGAAGATCATCAGAGTGCTGACGGCGGTGGCGGCAGGTCTGGTCCTCGCCGCGCCCGGCACCCTCGCCACGCCCGCCGCGGCCGCGTCCGCCCCGCCCGGCGTCACCGGACTCGGGCTCCCGAGACCCACCGGCGGCTTCGCCGTGGGCCGCGACACCCTCCATCTGGTGGACCGGGAGCGCAAGGATCCCTGGGTGCCCACGGCCGACCGGGAATTACTCCTGTCCCTCTACTACCCGGCGCTCGCGCACACCGGAAATCCCGCTCCCTATATGAGCGCCCCCGAGGCCAAGGCACTGCTGACCGACCGGGGGCAGCTCGGCGAGTACGTCACCCCCGAACGCC encodes:
- a CDS encoding subtilase-type protease inhibitor, coding for MRHRIAAASAATLLCLAGATGIAAAQPSSLYAPSALVFTVAQGDDAATATIVRASTLSCAPTAVGTHPDPRAACAALNSTGGALDRLLASPNPDRACPMHYAPVTVTADGVWKGSRVAWKYTFSNSCVMSATLNGNAVFAF
- a CDS encoding acyltransferase family protein; this translates as MSFLVTPGRRRPRRSAAPGAGGLPSGSRSGNESGPSPHRSAFRPDIEGLRAVAVLAVLAFHAGIPWATGGFVGVDVFFVISGYLITGLLVREAITTGRIRLGDFFSRRARRLLPSAAVVLAAVALAGAWLTVPLRRTDLEYDVVAAALSFANWRFVSQRTDYLAAGHDQSPLLHFWSLAVEEQFYLFWAPLLAVLVLCAARAVRRGRAVRLVVVLAAAPLALASFALAVYWTGHSASLAYLGTPSRVWQFGVGALLALLPWHLMRGPRPLRLLCGWAGAAAIGWCVVVYDSGTPYPGHAALVPTLATAAVILAAIPGRGERHTRGRWDVGRLLAGRAPRAVGRLSYTLYLWHWPVLVLAEARLGTLGWPAKTALTLAAALPALATMRWVEQPLRRSRTVSELPRRGLSVGVSAIVLPVVLALVVGTTTLRVLGPAGPVDTQGLPPGAASGPTLLSRTAGTPLVDGPVVPSPAQARADFPPDGACEVAPAGTRSPDCLFGAVDSPDRIVLLGDSHAGQWFSPMLALASQRGWALQELVKQGCPLPELAVDSPQLGRAYRECDTWRADSLERLRQQPKPRLIVIASLNRYTDDAHLLAEAWEKTLTPLRALGAPIVYVEDTPVPGKDVPACVSGSPASPADCAFSRTDAQLPDPLAQRIASGALPGVRSVGVNRVLCPGDGPTCPAVLDRILLYRDDAHLTNVAAVVLTNRLERLLTGAGLLPAAGGAAAGADGWTRLLRDDFDGPAGSPPSAADWIHDIGTCYPGCPAPQWGTGEIETMTDSTENVRLDGKGALEIVPTREDGRWSSGRIETRRSDFAPPPGGVLRIEASIALPDVTGEKAAGYWPAFWTLGAPLRDGYTGWPGVGELDVMESVNGRDTVFATMHCGVLEGGPCREPAGLTSGPQPCAGCRTAFHSYAVEVDLAPGAQEVRWYLDGRVYHRVTADRMDPGTWRAAVDHGLFLILNVAVGGGLPLADGASAGPATEPGHAMRVDHVTVSARERST